From the genome of Argentina anserina chromosome 4, drPotAnse1.1, whole genome shotgun sequence, one region includes:
- the LOC126792160 gene encoding uncharacterized protein LOC126792160 — protein MPLHETVNECIWLRVIITHIRDASGLSSTTVEPTCLYEDNVACIEQMKLGYIKGNNTKHISPKFFYSQKQEILNIQVNQIRSEDNVADLFTKSLPKSTFVKYVKHIGLRHLSKLRD, from the coding sequence ATGCCATTGCATGAAACAGTCAACGAGTGCATTTGGCTTCGAGTAATCATTACTCACATTCGAGATGCTAGTGGATTAAGTTCTACTACAGTTGAACCTACATGTCTTTACGAAGATAATGTTGCTTGCATTGAGCAGATGAAGTTAGGTTACATTAAGGGTAATAACACAAAACATATTTCGCCAAAGTTCTTTTATAGTCAGAAACAAGAGATATTGAATATCCAAGTTAATCAGATTCGTTCTGAGGATAATGTGGCAgatttgttcactaagtcTCTTCCAAAATCTACATTTGTGAAGTATGTGAAACACATTGGTTTGCGTCATTTATCAAAGCTCCGAGATTGA
- the LOC126792161 gene encoding uncharacterized protein LOC126792161 → MGSNVQITFVGNKFTTAIKPLKAKEEQVSNEVKSHALMFLRCHMDKVLNKQCLKYTDPSVLWKALKERFDNVHNARLLTLFAEYRSVRLLDVAKVHDFHQEMLNLQADLNVCGKEKTDEDMIEKTLKTFPASTSEIAHQNRLDYEAKRIKSFANLMNLLKKK, encoded by the coding sequence ATGGGGTCCAACGTGCAAATCACGTTCGTTGGAAATAAGTTTACTACCGCCATCAAACCTCTAAAAGCAAAAGAGGAACAAGTGTCTAATGAGGTGAAATCTCATGCCCTGATGTTTCTTAGGTGCCATATGGACAAGGTGCTCAATAAACAGTGCCTAAAGTATACAGATCCGAGTGTTCTTTGGAAAGCTCTCAAGGAACGGTTTGATAATGTGCATAATGCACGGTTGCTAACTCTTTTTGCAGAATATAGATCTGTTCGTCTACTGGATGTTGCCAAGGTTCATGATTTCCATCAAGAAATGTTAAATCTCCAGGCAGACTTAAATGTGTGCGGCAAGGAGAAAACTGATGAAGACATGATCGAGAAGACCCTAAAGACTTTCCCAGCATCTACGAGTGAAATAGCTCACCAAAATCGCCTTGATTATGAGGCCAAAAGAatcaagagttttgcaaatctgATGAACCTTCTCAAGAAAAAGTAA